The region AAACGCGATTAAAAAAAACTACGCAAAACGCGGCTTAGTATAGTTGATCAAACTTTAGAAAACGCGCTACGCGCCGCTAGTTGGCGCTCCAATATGTTAAGCCGTCCGCGCCGCTAAGGTTAAGACGGCTACTTAAAAACGTCGATCGCGTATCTTGAGATCGTCGGATAGCTAACGCTTACGAACAAAAAGGCGATCCTTCGCGCTATTTGCGATCCAATTAGCGCGGGGATTACTCTCGATTATTCGCGCCGTCGATACGTCGCTTGATCGACCCGCGCGTCGATCGGCGTTTCTTTGCGCCGCTTGCGATCAAAACCGAGCGCCGCTAATTATACGCTTGCGCGAACGTAGAGATAGCCGCGCTTACTATCTCTTCCGTAAAACCGCGACTAGTAGGCGTTTAGCGCCGGTTAGTTCGCCAACGCCGCCGCCGTATTTCGAGGGGATACCTTAGAGCGTTAAGAGCGCCCGTCGATAATTTTTTTCGCGTCCTCTTGCGTCTTTACGATATTGGCGCGAATCCACGAGGAGTCCATCCACTCGATCGGCGTTACGGCTACGCCTTGCACGCGGACTTCAAAGTGGGTGTGATCGCCGAAGGCAAATCCCGTAACGCCCGTAATCGCTATCTGCTTGCCTCTGTTTGCGCTCTCCCCTTGCGCCGTATAGAGCTTTACGCCGTGTCCATAAAGCGTGAATAGCCCAAGTCCGTGATGAACGATCGGCATATTTCCATATACGCCGTTATCCGCCGCGAACACCACTGCCCCGTCGTTTGAGGCGAATACCGCCGCCTCTTTTACGCTGGCTAGATCGATACCAAGATGGTATGAGTCGCTAACCTTTTTTTTATCCAGCGTATATACGCGCCGCTCGCCAAAACCCGCGACCAGTTTCGAGCGCGGCAGAGGGGCGAACGCGCCTATTTCGAAACTATCTATCGGCGGCAGCTTGCCCGGACTTGTGTATTGCTCGATTGTTTTAAGACTATTTTCTCTTAAAATTTCATTGACAAAAATAAAGCGATCAAGCGCCGTTAGATTCGCGTCGTTAGCGCGCGGGTTGTAGCGGAAGTTAAGATCGTCCGTTTTGCCCTCCAAAAAGTTTTTGCTTAACTCTATGGAGGACTCTTTGTAGCGCACCTCTTTTAGATATAGAGGAACGCGAACGCGGTTTTGGTTGCCAGCTAGATCGGTCGCGACGGCGTAGGCGGCGAAGTCGCGCTCGTTTATATCGCGGGCGATCAGCGCGGCGTAATATCGCGGTTTGTAGTATGGCGCGACGACGAAAGAGCGCCCGCTTTTCGTTACGATCTTAACCTCGTCGATATTACTATCATGCGCTTCAAAAATCACGAGAGCGCTGCCTCCGGAGGCGATAGAGTAAGAGTTGGTTACGATATTTACCACAGGCGCTTCGCGATCTATAGTCAGCTCGACCTCGATTCGCGTTTCGTTGCCGCTAAAAAAATTCCACAAACTGGCGTCTATAACCCAAGCGGTTAGCTTAGCGCGATCTTTTGGCAACGGCTTATCGGGCGGATATTCCGCCTCGATCTCCAGCGACGTCGCGTCGTTTGCCGCGCCTTCGGATAGGATAACCTCTTCGCCCTCGAACGTCAGCTTTACGCTATAGCTTTTAAGCGCGCGGTTGTCGGAAAAGCGGAGTTTCAGCGGCGCGTTTGGATTCCAATAGAGCGTCGCGGGCGGTTTAATTTCGGGCGCGTCGCGTTCAAATATCGGCGAAAACGCGATAAACAACGCGATCAGAGCCGCCAAAGCGCCCGCGATAGCGATCTTTGTTCGTTGGGCTTTTTTAGGGTTGTAATGTCTCATTATTCCCACCTTTCTACTCTGCAATTAACTTTCTGCGCGAGCGGATCAAGCGCTCCGATATAGGAGCGGTTTAGCATTCTAGCTTCGTTTGGCATTAAAGAGACGTTAAGTTTTTGGACGTATCTATTTGCCTCTTGATCGTTGGCGTAGTAGGCGACGCAGGCTATCTCTATTCTGCCGATAAATACGTCGGTGTGGTTTATTAGCTGAAAAGTGGCTAACAGCTCGCCGTTCTCTCCGCGAAACCAGCGTAAAAAGGCGTTTTCAAGCGCTTTTGGCGCGTCGTTATTCGGCGGCTTGATCGGATTGCTAAGCCCGCGCGAATATGTCCAGTATAAAACCGCGAAAAACGCGATCAGAAAACACGCGGCGAATACGAGCTTTTTGGATCGCTTAACGCGATCGAGTATTTGCGATATTGACGTCATCGCTCCTGTAGCAACCTTTCTATGCGTTCTCTAAGTTTGGCGCTCTCTTCCAGCGCGCTCTCGCCGCAATCTAGCTCTTTTAGCAGGCGCTCCTCGTCTTCGCCGACGCTTTTTAACGTCTTTTCAAGTTCGCTTAGGAGCGATCGCATATTCGCTAGTTCCGCTTTCAGTTCCTCTTTTTTCATCGCTTTGCTTTACGAAAGTCTATTTTTGTAATCCAAATAGCCAAATCGCTTAACGACGCGCGTTTCGCCGTTAAGATCGATCTTGACGATAGAGGGAAGCGGCGCGCCGTTGAACATATTATTTTTCACCATAGTATAGTGGATCATATCCTCAAAAATAAGCTGATCGCCGATTTTTAGCTCGCGATCAAAGCTGTAATCGCCCATAACGTCGCCCGCGAGACAGGTAGAGCCGCCAAGCCTATAGGCGTATTTTTTCTCGTTTGGCTTCCCCGCGCCGCGAACGTCGGGGCGATACGGCGCCTCTAAGCAGTCGGGCATATGCGCCGCCGCCGAAACGTCTAAGATCGCGATTTGCATATCGTTTTCAACTATATCTATTACGTTAGCCAACAAATAGCCGCATTGCCAGCCTACCGCCTCGCTTGGCTCTAAATATACTTGAACATTATAGCGATCGCCAAACGCTTTTATTAAATCTATCAATTTTTCAACGTCGTAATCGGCTCTGGTAATATGATGTCCGCCGCCCATATTTACCCACTTCGCGCGATCTAGGTATTTGCCAAAATGCTTCTCGAAATGAACCAGCGTTCTTTCCAAAGCGTCGCTGTTCTGTTCGCAATGGGTGTGAAAGTGTATGCCGTCGAGTTTATCTAAATAGTTTTCATCAAACTTTTCTGGCGTAACGCCTAAACGCGATCCTGCGACGCACGGATTATATATATCGGGTGTTACCTCGCTGTATTTTGGATTTACGCGAATGCCGATCTGTAGCTTTGGATTTGCGGCTTTAGCTTTCGCCTCGAACGCGGCGAGTTGATTAAACGAATTAAAGATCAGATGATCGCTTAGCGCGGCAATCTCTCCGATTGTATCGTCTGTGATGGCGGGGCAAAAAGTATGCGTCTCTTTATTCATCTCCTCTCTAGCGAGCTTCGCCTCGTAAAGCCCGCTAGCCGCCGCGCCCGCTAGATATTTTCCGACCAGCTTAAAGCTATCCCACAGCGCGTAACCTTTTAGCGCTACCAATATTTTCGCGCCGCTCTCCTTTTGGACGCGATCTAAAATCTCAAGGTTTTTTAAGAGCTTGCGCTCCTCTAAAATATATGCTGGAGCGGCGCTCATTTTTTCTTGTAAAACTTAACGATCTCGCCGATATAAAAGCGGTGGTAATCGCTATCGTATAGTTCGTCGATCGAGCGATCTAAAAAGTTTTTTGGATCGAAATCGTCGAAGTAGATTTTTTTGCACGCGATCGTTTCGCTCGCCTCCTCAAAACCGATCGCGCCCTCGCCGAAAACGATCGGCTGTATATTCGCTTTCGCGGCTTTGTCTATATCTCTGCCAGACTCGGAACCAAAAACTTTATGCACTCTCGCTTTTGTATCTTTGGCGAAAAACGACAGGGTAAAATAGGCGCTATTATCTATAAACGAGCGCGTAAATCGTTGAGGGCGAACAAAGCAGACGGCGACGGGTTTTTGCCACAGATAACCTATAAGCCCCCAAGAGGCGGTCATAGCGTTGTAGTTATCCGCGTTTGCGGCGGCGATCAGCGCCCAATCTTTTGATATTTTCTCTATCGCGCCGACGTCAAACTCTTTAATATCCGCTTCACGCCAAGCGCTTGACGGTTTGATCGCCGTTTTTTGTCTCATCTTACGCCTCCATCTCTACGATATTCCAAGGAAGCCCTTGTTTATTCAACTCGTCCATAAACAAATCGGGGTCGAAATTCTCCATATTCCATACGCCCGCTTTTTTCCATTTGCCCTCTAGTATCAATTTCGCGCCGATCATAGCTGGAACGCCCGTCGTATAACTTACCGCTTGCGTAAAAACCTCGCGGTAACACTCTTCGTGATCGCAGACGTTATATATGTAGATTTTACGCTTTTTGCCCTCTTTAACGCCCTCGAAAACGCAGCCGATATTGGTTTTGCCTTTAGTGCGCGCGCCAAGCGTCGCGGGATCGGGCAGCAGCGTTTTCAAAAACTCGATCGGAACGATTTGCGCGCCTTTATGCTCGATAGGTTTAATTCCCAGCATTCCTACGTTCTCCAAACATCTCATATGAGTTAAATAACTCTGCCCAAAGGTCATAAAAAATCGCGCGCGTTTTAGCCCCCTGATATTTTTAACCAGACTTTCAAGCTCCTCGTGATAGAGCAGGTAACTATCCTTTTTGCCGACTTGCGGATAATCCCACGCGATCTTAACGCTAAGCGGATCGGTCTCAATCCATTCGCCGTTTTCCCAGAAGCGTCCTTTTGCGCTCACCTCGCGCAGATTGATTTCGGGGTTGAAATTGGTGGCGAAAGGATAGCCGTGATCGCCCGCGTTGCAATCGAGAATATCGAGATAGTAAATTTCGTCAAAATAATGTTTCAGCGCATACGCCGAAAAGACGTTGGTAACGCCAGGATCAAACCCGCTCCCCAGCAACGCGGTAACGCCCGCGTTTTTGAACGAATCGTTTCGCGCCCACTGCTCCTTATACTCGAATTTCGCCAGATCGGGGCTTTCGTAGTTGGCGGTGTCCAGATAATCGACCTTCGCCTCGACGCAAGCGTCCATAATCGTCAAATCCTGATAGGGTAGCGCGATATTTAATACGATCTTCGCCCCGCTTGATCGTATCAGCGCGATCAGAGCCGCCTTGTCGTCCGCGTCGATCGCGGCGGTTTTGATCGCAACGCCCCATTTTTGCTCTATCTCGCCCGCGATCGCGTCGCATTTGGATTTTGTCCTGCTGGCAAGCGTGATTTCGCCAAACGTCGCGGCGTTTATCGCGCATTTGTGAGCGACCGCGCGCCCCACGCCGCCCGCGCCGATTATCAGGGTTTTGCTCATGCTTCGCTCCTTCAAATTATCGCGGATTTTAGCGAATATAAGCCAAAGCGCTATACTCTTAGCTTGCGTTTATTTCACACGGCGGGACAAATATGAGGCTTATTAGAGTTTTATCGATTTTTGCGACGGCGTTTTTATTGTTTGCTCCGTTCGCGATCGCCAAAACAAGCGTCGAAACGACGGCGCGTTATCCGTTCTACTTAGCTGAAAGGGGGGGCGCTAAGATATACATTCTAGGCTCCATGCACTTAGGCAAGCCGAAAGCGGCGCTAAGCGGCGAGATTATCGACGCGTTTAATAGATCGTCCAAGCTGGTGATGGAACTCTCTGTCAAGGATATGAGACGAGCGGACGAGGTTGTGAAAAAGTATATCTGTTTGGACGATTGTTTGCGCGGGCAAATATCCAAAAAAGCCTTCGAAACGCTTGAGCGGGACTATTCGGAACTATCCGGCTACATAGCGAAATTCCCCGCGTGGCTTGCCGCCACAATGCTTTCGACTATGGACTATATGCGCGAAGGCTTCTTCCCATACTGCGGGGTGGAATCTCTGCTGCTTAACGAGCGCGGCAAAATTCCCGTAATAGGTCTTGAAACCGCCGAAGAGCAGTTTGACGCTTTGGCGGCGCTTTCGATCAAGTCGCAAAAAGAGAGCCTAGAGGACTACCTGAACCTATCGGCGATCGAGCGGGCGAAGACCATCAACGATACGTATCAAGCCTATCTGATTGGCGACGCGGACGCTCTGTTCAAGTGGTATATGACCTACGACGAGCAAGAGCGTTTTTCGTTGTCGGCGACGGAGGAGTTTAATAAAAAACTTATATTCGATCGCAACAAACGGCTGACCGAACGTCTTTTGAAACAGGTCGATTACGAAAAACCGATCTTCGTTACGATCGGCGCGCTACATCTTGGCGGCGATAAAGGCGTTTTGGAGCTGCTACGCAAAGAGGGGTATAGAATCAAACGCCTATAGGTATTGGCGCTTTTATATATTCGCGCCTTGCGATCGCCGCTTGTTTGTGCGGCGCGTTTAGCGCTATCCGTTTCGCGCGATCTGCCGAACAACTTGCAATTCTCCTTTGTTTGCTCGGCGCTTTTAGCCGTTATCGACGCTAATATATAAAAAGCGACTTATAATTTCCCCTTGTTTGTTAAGCGCGTTTAGCGGCGCCCGGTAACCGACCAATTGAGCCCCGCGCCTCGCATTTTGGCTGCTTGACGCGTTTTAGCCTT is a window of Helicobacteraceae bacterium DNA encoding:
- a CDS encoding saccharopine dehydrogenase family protein — its product is MSKTLIIGAGGVGRAVAHKCAINAATFGEITLASRTKSKCDAIAGEIEQKWGVAIKTAAIDADDKAALIALIRSSGAKIVLNIALPYQDLTIMDACVEAKVDYLDTANYESPDLAKFEYKEQWARNDSFKNAGVTALLGSGFDPGVTNVFSAYALKHYFDEIYYLDILDCNAGDHGYPFATNFNPEINLREVSAKGRFWENGEWIETDPLSVKIAWDYPQVGKKDSYLLYHEELESLVKNIRGLKRARFFMTFGQSYLTHMRCLENVGMLGIKPIEHKGAQIVPIEFLKTLLPDPATLGARTKGKTNIGCVFEGVKEGKKRKIYIYNVCDHEECYREVFTQAVSYTTGVPAMIGAKLILEGKWKKAGVWNMENFDPDLFMDELNKQGLPWNIVEMEA
- the nspC gene encoding carboxynorspermidine decarboxylase, translated to MSAAPAYILEERKLLKNLEILDRVQKESGAKILVALKGYALWDSFKLVGKYLAGAAASGLYEAKLAREEMNKETHTFCPAITDDTIGEIAALSDHLIFNSFNQLAAFEAKAKAANPKLQIGIRVNPKYSEVTPDIYNPCVAGSRLGVTPEKFDENYLDKLDGIHFHTHCEQNSDALERTLVHFEKHFGKYLDRAKWVNMGGGHHITRADYDVEKLIDLIKAFGDRYNVQVYLEPSEAVGWQCGYLLANVIDIVENDMQIAILDVSAAAHMPDCLEAPYRPDVRGAGKPNEKKYAYRLGGSTCLAGDVMGDYSFDRELKIGDQLIFEDMIHYTMVKNNMFNGAPLPSIVKIDLNGETRVVKRFGYLDYKNRLS
- a CDS encoding flavin reductase codes for the protein MRQKTAIKPSSAWREADIKEFDVGAIEKISKDWALIAAANADNYNAMTASWGLIGYLWQKPVAVCFVRPQRFTRSFIDNSAYFTLSFFAKDTKARVHKVFGSESGRDIDKAAKANIQPIVFGEGAIGFEEASETIACKKIYFDDFDPKNFLDRSIDELYDSDYHRFYIGEIVKFYKKK
- a CDS encoding TraB/GumN family protein — its product is MRLIRVLSIFATAFLLFAPFAIAKTSVETTARYPFYLAERGGAKIYILGSMHLGKPKAALSGEIIDAFNRSSKLVMELSVKDMRRADEVVKKYICLDDCLRGQISKKAFETLERDYSELSGYIAKFPAWLAATMLSTMDYMREGFFPYCGVESLLLNERGKIPVIGLETAEEQFDALAALSIKSQKESLEDYLNLSAIERAKTINDTYQAYLIGDADALFKWYMTYDEQERFSLSATEEFNKKLIFDRNKRLTERLLKQVDYEKPIFVTIGALHLGGDKGVLELLRKEGYRIKRL
- a CDS encoding M23 family metallopeptidase: MRHYNPKKAQRTKIAIAGALAALIALFIAFSPIFERDAPEIKPPATLYWNPNAPLKLRFSDNRALKSYSVKLTFEGEEVILSEGAANDATSLEIEAEYPPDKPLPKDRAKLTAWVIDASLWNFFSGNETRIEVELTIDREAPVVNIVTNSYSIASGGSALVIFEAHDSNIDEVKIVTKSGRSFVVAPYYKPRYYAALIARDINERDFAAYAVATDLAGNQNRVRVPLYLKEVRYKESSIELSKNFLEGKTDDLNFRYNPRANDANLTALDRFIFVNEILRENSLKTIEQYTSPGKLPPIDSFEIGAFAPLPRSKLVAGFGERRVYTLDKKKVSDSYHLGIDLASVKEAAVFASNDGAVVFAADNGVYGNMPIVHHGLGLFTLYGHGVKLYTAQGESANRGKQIAITGVTGFAFGDHTHFEVRVQGVAVTPIEWMDSSWIRANIVKTQEDAKKIIDGRS